The following nucleotide sequence is from Candidatus Dormiibacterota bacterium.
GCAGCTCACCACGGCTCATGACCTGGCCGGGGCGGGAGGCGAGCAGGGCGAGGAGGTTGAACTCCGTGAGGGTGAGGAGCACCTCCTCGCCGTCGCGGAACACCTGGCGGCGGCCGAGGTCGATGATCAGGCCGGTGAACTCGAACCGGTCGCGGGGCTGCTCCTGGGGGGTGATCTCCGCCCGGCGCAGGTGGGCGCCGATGCGGGCCATGAGCTCGCGGACCTCGAAGGGCTTGGTGACGTAGTCGTCGGCGCCCAGCTCCAGCCCGACCACGACGTCGATGGTGTCGGCCTTGGCGGTGAGCATGATGATCGGCACCCGGGAGCCGTCGGCGCGGAGCCGCCGGCAGACGTCGAGGCCGCTCATCCCGGGCAGGTTCACGTCGAGGATCACCAGGTCGGGGCTGCTCTCCCGCGCCATCTCCAGCCCCTCGGTGCCGTTGCCGGCCTCGATCAGGGTGTGGTTCTGGGCGGAGCAAGCGAGCCTGACCACCTCACGGCTGGGCTGATCGTCCTCGACGATGAGGATGGTCTTCCCCGCATTGCTGCTCATACGCGCCCCGCCTCCAGGAAGCTCGAGATCCGACGGACGAATTGTGCGACTTCGATGGGCTTGGTGATGTAGGCGGCGCAGCCCGCGGCCAGAGCCTCCTGCTCGTCGCCCTTCATGGCATGCGCGGACAGGGCGACCACGGGGATCCTGGCCGTCTTGGGGTCGGACTTGAGCATTCGGGTCAGGGTGATGCCATCCAGTCCCGGAAGCTTGACATCCATGAGCACCAGATCGTAGAGCTCCGTGCGGGCCTTCTCCAGGCCCTCGTTGCCGTCGATGGCCACATCGACGCGGAAACCATTGCCGTTGAGGACCATCCTGGTCAATTC
It contains:
- a CDS encoding response regulator transcription factor, which codes for MSSNAGKTILIVEDDQPSREVVRLACSAQNHTLIEAGNGTEGLEMARESSPDLVILDVNLPGMSGLDVCRRLRADGSRVPIIMLTAKADTIDVVVGLELGADDYVTKPFEVRELMARIGAHLRRAEITPQEQPRDRFEFTGLIIDLGRRQVFRDGEEVLLTLTEFNLLALLASRPGQVMSRGELLRRVWGYEVEIETRTVDAHVYRLRRKIEPEPDKPTYIHSVPGIGYRFAG